A single genomic interval of Spirosoma taeanense harbors:
- a CDS encoding GreA/GreB family elongation factor — MSRAFLKNESADDPVVIPARAPLPPGATNYVTPRGLALLRAELAELEAERAHVQVHTSDEADRTRQLAELNGRIGALNQRIASAHVVDHANQDPAADPLVRFGATVTLRTRSSRTAGNTERRFTIVGVDEADAGNGRIAFTAPIARAMQGKRVGDTITLRTARGEDVMEITAINYAD, encoded by the coding sequence ATGAGCCGGGCTTTTCTCAAAAATGAATCCGCTGACGATCCGGTAGTTATACCCGCGCGGGCGCCTTTACCACCGGGTGCGACGAACTACGTAACGCCCCGTGGGCTGGCTTTACTACGTGCCGAACTGGCGGAGCTGGAAGCCGAACGCGCTCATGTGCAGGTCCATACCAGCGACGAAGCAGATCGCACCCGCCAGCTGGCCGAGCTAAACGGACGCATAGGTGCCCTGAACCAGCGTATCGCGAGTGCGCACGTAGTTGACCATGCCAATCAGGACCCGGCCGCAGACCCGCTCGTTCGTTTTGGTGCTACCGTAACGTTACGTACCCGTTCGTCCAGAACGGCTGGCAATACCGAGCGCCGGTTCACAATCGTTGGTGTTGATGAGGCCGATGCGGGTAACGGACGGATTGCTTTCACAGCTCCCATTGCGCGGGCTATGCAGGGAAAGCGTGTTGGTGATACGATCACTTTACGAACGGCCCGGGGAGAGGACGTGATGGAAATTACGGCAATTAACTACGCTGATTAG
- a CDS encoding DUF3244 domain-containing protein has translation MLPLMTNLVTSLLLSSAMLLEPTTPKALSFDASAFVTINNQIRLSVAKTAEVPVVVTLRNENKEVLYRQTISKKQVKSAILFTVNDLSDGQYELEISSSEGSIRKQVTLKTAEMKAPARVIAMQ, from the coding sequence ATGTTACCATTAATGACCAATCTCGTTACATCTCTGCTGTTGAGCAGCGCCATGTTACTTGAGCCTACTACGCCCAAGGCTTTGTCCTTCGATGCCAGCGCTTTTGTTACGATCAACAATCAAATTCGGCTATCGGTCGCAAAAACCGCCGAAGTGCCGGTTGTGGTTACGCTCCGTAATGAAAACAAGGAAGTCTTATACCGCCAGACAATCAGCAAAAAACAGGTGAAAAGCGCCATTCTGTTTACCGTAAACGACCTGAGCGACGGTCAGTACGAGCTGGAAATCAGCTCCAGCGAAGGCAGCATCCGGAAGCAGGTTACGTTGAAAACAGCCGAGATGAAAGCCCCTGCCCGCGTTATTGCCATGCAGTAG